A window of the Chitinivorax sp. B genome harbors these coding sequences:
- a CDS encoding NADAR family protein, with protein sequence MMINDRDSLLAYLAQGHTVQFLHFWGHQPNRDGSVGKGCFSQWFPAPFELNGTRYATTEHYMMAAKAHLFDDEPIRQRILSAPTPAEAKKLGRKIRGFDDTAWQAHRSDIVVRGNLAKFRSHPPMQQFLLQTGDKVLVEASPVDAIWGIGLAEDHVNANRPSQWPGLNLLGFALMTVRQHLR encoded by the coding sequence ATGATGATCAATGATCGCGATAGCTTGTTGGCCTATCTGGCGCAGGGCCATACCGTGCAATTCCTGCACTTTTGGGGGCATCAACCCAATCGTGATGGCAGCGTCGGTAAAGGCTGCTTCAGTCAATGGTTTCCGGCACCTTTCGAGTTGAATGGCACGCGCTATGCTACGACTGAACACTACATGATGGCGGCGAAAGCACACTTGTTTGATGATGAACCGATTCGTCAGCGCATTCTGTCGGCGCCGACCCCCGCCGAGGCCAAGAAACTAGGCCGGAAAATTAGGGGCTTTGACGATACTGCCTGGCAGGCACACCGTTCTGATATTGTCGTGCGTGGTAATCTGGCCAAGTTTCGTAGTCACCCGCCCATGCAGCAGTTCTTGTTGCAAACTGGCGACAAAGTACTGGTGGAGGCCAGCCCTGTGGACGCCATCTGGGGGATTGGCTTGGCTGAAGATCATGTCAATGCCAATCGGCCGAGCCAATGGCCTGGATTGAACCTGTTAGGTTTTGCGCTGATGACAGTACGCCAGCACCTCCGTTGA
- the hemB gene encoding porphobilinogen synthase, with protein MNFHGKFPLARSRRMRRDDFSRRLMREHTLTVDDLIYPMFVLDGSNRVEPVSSMPGVARQSIDKLLQTAEQAVALGVPALALFPVIDPQLKSLDAKEAYNPDGLIPRTVEALKERFPELGVITDIALDPYTSHGQDGVIDGNGYVLNDETVAILTKQALSHAAAGADVVAPSDMMDGRIASLREALEADGHIHTRIMAYSAKYASAFYGPFREALGSAGNLGKGNKFTYQMDPANTNEALHEVARDLGEGADMVMVKPGLPYLDIVRRVKDEFGAPTFVYQVSGEYAMLKAAFQNGWLKERDCVLESLLAFKRAGADGILTYFALDVARWLKEG; from the coding sequence ATGAATTTTCACGGTAAATTCCCACTGGCCCGGTCCCGCCGCATGCGTCGGGATGATTTCTCTCGCCGTCTGATGCGAGAGCACACGCTGACCGTGGATGACTTGATCTATCCGATGTTCGTGTTGGATGGCAGCAATCGGGTCGAGCCGGTATCCTCCATGCCTGGTGTCGCACGCCAATCCATCGACAAGTTGTTGCAGACAGCTGAGCAGGCAGTGGCGCTGGGTGTGCCTGCATTGGCCTTGTTCCCGGTGATCGATCCCCAGCTGAAGTCACTGGATGCCAAAGAGGCGTATAACCCTGATGGCCTGATCCCGCGCACGGTGGAGGCATTGAAGGAACGTTTCCCGGAGCTGGGGGTGATTACCGATATTGCGTTGGACCCATATACCAGCCATGGACAGGACGGGGTGATTGATGGCAACGGCTATGTGCTGAATGATGAAACGGTCGCCATTTTGACCAAGCAGGCCCTGTCACATGCTGCAGCGGGTGCTGATGTGGTAGCACCTTCCGACATGATGGACGGTCGCATCGCCAGTCTGCGCGAGGCGCTGGAGGCAGATGGGCACATTCATACGCGTATCATGGCTTATTCCGCCAAATATGCTTCTGCCTTCTATGGCCCGTTCCGTGAAGCACTGGGTTCTGCCGGCAATCTGGGCAAGGGCAACAAGTTCACCTATCAGATGGACCCGGCCAATACCAACGAAGCCTTGCATGAGGTGGCCAGAGATCTTGGGGAAGGGGCGGACATGGTGATGGTCAAACCGGGCTTGCCTTACCTGGATATAGTTCGCCGTGTGAAAGATGAGTTTGGTGCACCGACCTTTGTGTATCAGGTGTCAGGTGAATACGCAATGTTGAAGGCGGCTTTCCAGAATGGCTGGCTGAAGGAACGCGACTGTGTGCTGGAATCGTTATTGGCTTTCAAGCGTGCCGGTGCAGATGGCATCCTGACTTATTTTGCCTTGGATGTCGCCCGCTGGCTGAAGGAAGGTTAA
- a CDS encoding Imm26 family immunity protein, whose amino-acid sequence MRKEKEGSLFRISLGEVDAFVRVLPNMQIAVYAISTPSNEEINLDEIYSASILFVITVMKAAFASEGWKKIDHRKLDADLSLPRNYFIRDRITGEYSIYCSSTGEISSSDYETCRSLEAAAVWEAKHVEDRIRDTLSGRPNMWAESLKAIP is encoded by the coding sequence GTGAGAAAAGAAAAGGAAGGTTCATTATTTAGGATTAGTTTGGGTGAGGTGGATGCTTTTGTGCGAGTACTGCCAAACATGCAGATTGCTGTCTATGCAATTTCAACTCCCTCTAATGAAGAGATAAATCTTGATGAGATATATTCAGCATCAATATTGTTCGTTATTACGGTAATGAAAGCTGCATTTGCTTCAGAGGGCTGGAAAAAAATTGATCATCGGAAACTTGACGCTGATCTTTCTTTGCCGCGAAACTATTTCATTAGAGATAGGATAACGGGTGAATATTCTATTTATTGCAGTTCAACTGGGGAAATTAGTAGCTCAGATTATGAAACATGTCGTTCGCTAGAAGCTGCTGCCGTATGGGAGGCAAAGCACGTAGAGGATAGAATCCGCGACACACTGTCAGGACGTCCCAATATGTGGGCAGAGAGCTTGAAGGCTATTCCGTAA
- a CDS encoding SirB2 family protein, whose translation MPYIALKHLHMTCATISISLFLLRGCWMLLDSPRLQQRWVKIVPHVNDTVLLAAAVAMAVWSHQYPFAMGWLTAKVLALIVYIVLGTIALKRGRTKTIRTWAMAGAVAAFAYIVMVAMTRSPMPFWI comes from the coding sequence ATGCCCTATATTGCACTGAAACACCTGCATATGACCTGTGCCACCATCAGCATCAGCCTGTTTCTGTTGCGTGGTTGCTGGATGTTGTTGGATTCACCCCGATTGCAGCAACGCTGGGTCAAAATCGTGCCACATGTGAATGATACGGTGTTGTTGGCTGCTGCTGTCGCCATGGCAGTATGGTCACATCAATACCCGTTTGCGATGGGATGGTTGACAGCGAAAGTGCTGGCATTGATTGTTTATATCGTGCTGGGCACCATTGCATTGAAACGTGGGCGTACCAAGACAATCCGGACTTGGGCCATGGCCGGTGCAGTGGCAGCGTTTGCCTATATCGTGATGGTGGCAATGACCCGATCACCCATGCCGTTCTGGATCTAG
- a CDS encoding transporter substrate-binding domain-containing protein, with amino-acid sequence MVASSVAYGGELSAGTTLKICDDSQEWPPFTYAVRDANGERTQQLAGYSIDVLHAILDKAKIRFEVKLLPWSRCLAEAKLGRNYQLLQNVSNSTERARDYWVTRPYYWLTSHYFYSLRRFPEGLKVDTLEQIRQFKVCGIRGYNYEHYGYPAGTMDQDAGNFQTVIKRLHLRSCDVFFEKIEVMEGFKAVGIDYFSDPELASAPVPGMEPTPFHFLISRGYPQGKALMNLLDDGIQNLEKSGRLQRLWRATFPNSSQPR; translated from the coding sequence TTGGTTGCAAGCAGCGTGGCGTATGGCGGTGAACTGTCCGCCGGTACAACGCTCAAGATATGTGACGACTCACAGGAGTGGCCGCCATTTACCTATGCGGTGCGCGATGCCAATGGTGAACGTACCCAGCAGCTTGCCGGTTATTCGATTGATGTCCTGCATGCCATATTGGATAAGGCCAAAATTCGTTTTGAAGTGAAGTTGCTGCCTTGGTCACGTTGCCTTGCCGAGGCCAAGCTGGGGCGCAACTATCAATTATTGCAAAACGTCAGCAACAGTACCGAACGTGCACGCGACTATTGGGTCACACGCCCTTATTATTGGCTGACCAGCCATTACTTCTACTCACTGCGCCGGTTTCCGGAAGGATTGAAAGTCGATACTCTGGAACAGATCCGCCAATTCAAGGTATGTGGCATCCGTGGGTACAATTATGAGCATTATGGCTACCCGGCCGGTACGATGGATCAGGATGCGGGCAACTTCCAGACGGTAATCAAACGTTTGCATCTCAGAAGTTGTGACGTGTTTTTTGAGAAAATCGAAGTCATGGAAGGGTTCAAAGCCGTCGGAATCGATTATTTCAGCGACCCGGAACTAGCAAGTGCGCCAGTGCCAGGTATGGAACCCACACCGTTCCACTTTCTGATTTCTCGCGGGTATCCGCAAGGTAAGGCGTTGATGAATCTGCTGGACGACGGTATCCAGAATCTGGAGAAAAGCGGTCGCCTGCAGCGGCTGTGGCGAGCCACCTTCCCCAACTCAAGCCAGCCACGATGA
- a CDS encoding pitrilysin family protein — MRIKSITFAVSLSLAAFFLPPVHAAQILIPPGVTFQTEVEGISEYRLANGLRVLLAPDNSKATTMVNVTYLVGSRHESYGETGMAHLLEHLVFKGTPDLPDGQLVQELTRRGMRFNGTTWLDRTNYFETFPASDDNLDWVLKMEADRMVNSFIARKDLDTEMTVVRNEMESGENSPGRILSQRLRATAYQWHNYGKDTIGARSDVENVRIENLQSFYKKYYQPDNAVLVITGKFEPAKALQGVQQYFGRIPKPSRKLTTTYTVEPPQDGPREVFLKRVGDTPLLGMAYHVPAATHPDFAPISLLMDILIDTPTGRLHKALVEGKLATSVGGNVSPTMEPGLAQFFVRLGKDQSPEVARKALLSVVEGLASKPVTEDELKRVKTINLNQYEQILNDPASFGRVLSEAIAAGDWRLFFLGRDRVETTTLDEVQRVATTYLLENNRTFGQFIPTQKPERVAVPVAPSIASLVDGYRGRAAVAAGEDFDASPANIEKHTKRFTLKNGLQVSMLRKTTRGNTVNGTLVIHLGDEQSLRGKKTTGEMVAGLLQRGAAGMNRQQIADKLDELKASLSIGGDATSVGIGFQARRDTLPQFLTLLRDILRKPDFPEAEFEQFRSAWRTSLDAGRTQPNTLARLALLRHANPYPPDDVRYVKDFDEQLKAINAVELSDLAAFHQQFYGTSHAEIGLVGEFDEAKVRDLLPKLFGDWKAKSPYQRITMPYQPQPATVIQLETPDKANANYLAALRIPLQDDSPDFVPLAVANRVLGGGGMKSRLADRLRQKEGLSYGAGSSLSASSFEPNGSISLYAIYAPQNRARLQAALQEELERLLRDGITQQELDEARNSLLEEAKISRTQDGALAGALATHLLLKRTMQFAIDREADLGRLTVDQVNAALRKYLDPAKFVQVYAGDFAGSASKQLGTP, encoded by the coding sequence ATGAGAATCAAATCTATTACCTTTGCCGTCAGCTTGTCGCTGGCGGCTTTTTTCTTGCCGCCTGTCCATGCCGCCCAGATTCTTATTCCACCGGGCGTGACGTTTCAAACCGAAGTGGAAGGCATCAGCGAATATCGTTTGGCTAATGGCCTGCGGGTGTTGTTGGCACCAGACAACAGCAAAGCCACCACCATGGTCAATGTGACCTACTTGGTCGGATCACGTCATGAAAGTTATGGCGAGACCGGAATGGCCCATTTGTTGGAGCATCTGGTCTTCAAAGGCACGCCTGATTTGCCGGATGGCCAATTGGTACAAGAGTTGACGCGCCGGGGAATGCGTTTCAACGGGACTACTTGGCTGGATCGTACCAACTATTTTGAGACCTTCCCCGCCAGCGACGACAATCTGGATTGGGTGCTGAAGATGGAAGCCGACCGGATGGTCAATTCCTTTATCGCCCGTAAGGATCTCGATACGGAAATGACCGTGGTGCGTAACGAGATGGAATCCGGCGAGAACAGCCCGGGGCGTATTCTCTCGCAGCGTCTGCGGGCAACCGCCTACCAGTGGCATAACTATGGCAAGGATACGATTGGTGCCCGATCCGATGTCGAAAACGTGCGTATCGAGAATCTGCAGTCGTTCTACAAAAAATACTACCAGCCTGACAACGCGGTATTGGTGATCACAGGCAAATTCGAGCCTGCCAAGGCGTTGCAGGGCGTGCAGCAGTATTTTGGCCGTATTCCGAAGCCCAGCCGGAAATTGACGACAACCTATACCGTAGAACCGCCACAGGATGGCCCGCGCGAGGTGTTCTTGAAACGGGTGGGTGATACCCCGTTGCTGGGGATGGCTTACCATGTACCGGCAGCGACTCATCCGGATTTTGCGCCAATCAGCTTGTTGATGGATATTCTGATCGATACCCCAACTGGCCGTCTGCATAAGGCCCTGGTTGAAGGCAAGCTGGCGACCTCGGTCGGAGGTAACGTGTCGCCCACAATGGAGCCAGGGTTGGCCCAGTTTTTTGTGAGACTGGGTAAGGATCAGTCGCCCGAGGTGGCTCGCAAAGCATTGCTGAGTGTTGTCGAAGGCCTGGCCAGTAAACCGGTGACCGAGGATGAACTGAAACGAGTCAAGACGATCAACCTGAACCAATATGAGCAGATCCTCAACGATCCGGCTTCGTTTGGCCGTGTTCTGTCTGAAGCGATTGCGGCTGGTGATTGGCGTTTGTTCTTCTTGGGGCGGGATCGGGTTGAGACCACCACCTTGGATGAAGTGCAACGGGTTGCCACCACCTATCTACTGGAAAACAATCGTACCTTTGGTCAGTTTATCCCCACTCAAAAGCCTGAACGTGTCGCCGTACCGGTTGCACCTAGCATTGCCAGTCTGGTAGACGGTTATCGGGGGCGAGCGGCCGTGGCAGCTGGTGAGGATTTTGATGCCAGTCCGGCCAATATCGAGAAGCACACGAAGCGCTTTACCTTGAAAAATGGTCTGCAGGTATCGATGTTGCGCAAGACCACACGTGGCAATACTGTCAATGGTACGTTGGTCATCCATTTGGGTGATGAACAAAGCCTGCGTGGCAAAAAAACCACGGGTGAGATGGTGGCCGGATTGCTTCAACGTGGTGCTGCGGGTATGAATCGCCAGCAGATAGCCGACAAGTTGGATGAACTGAAGGCTTCGTTATCGATTGGCGGGGATGCGACCTCAGTAGGTATCGGCTTCCAGGCCCGGCGTGATACGTTGCCGCAATTCCTGACTTTGTTGCGCGACATCCTGCGTAAACCGGATTTCCCGGAAGCCGAGTTTGAACAGTTCCGCAGCGCATGGCGGACCAGCCTGGATGCCGGCCGTACCCAGCCCAACACATTGGCACGGCTGGCCCTGTTACGTCATGCCAATCCGTATCCGCCAGACGATGTGCGCTATGTGAAGGATTTTGATGAGCAATTGAAAGCGATCAACGCGGTTGAGTTGTCTGATCTGGCTGCTTTCCATCAGCAGTTCTATGGCACCAGCCATGCGGAAATCGGCCTGGTGGGTGAGTTTGATGAAGCCAAAGTACGTGACCTGCTGCCCAAACTGTTTGGTGACTGGAAAGCGAAGTCACCCTATCAGCGTATTACCATGCCTTATCAGCCACAACCCGCGACGGTGATCCAGTTGGAGACCCCGGATAAGGCCAATGCCAATTATCTGGCTGCATTACGTATTCCGTTACAGGATGATTCGCCGGACTTTGTGCCATTGGCTGTCGCCAACCGGGTATTGGGCGGCGGGGGCATGAAGTCACGCCTGGCAGATCGGCTGCGGCAGAAAGAAGGCCTGAGCTATGGTGCGGGCTCCAGTTTGTCCGCATCTTCGTTTGAACCCAATGGCAGCATCAGCCTGTACGCCATCTATGCGCCACAAAATCGTGCACGTTTACAGGCAGCGCTGCAAGAAGAGCTGGAGAGGCTGTTGCGGGATGGCATTACTCAACAAGAGCTGGACGAGGCACGCAACAGCTTGTTGGAGGAGGCCAAAATCAGTCGGACCCAGGACGGTGCATTGGCGGGTGCGTTGGCAACCCATTTGTTGCTGAAACGAACGATGCAGTTTGCGATTGACCGAGAGGCGGATCTGGGACGCTTGACGGTGGATCAAGTGAACGCTGCGTTACGCAAATATCTGGACCCAGCCAAATTCGTGCAAGTCTACGCAGGTGATTTCGCCGGTAGTGCCAGCAAGCAGTTGGGGACGCCATGA
- a CDS encoding THUMP domain-containing protein, which yields MSQKPTHQFFAPCPRGLEAPLAQELTELGAGGIKAVDGGVHFNGDWLTGAKVNLWSRLASRVLWRVADGQYRTEQDIYSLARDTEWHWLFKVTHTIRINVSAHKSPLRSLEFVTLKIKDAICDRFRDECGERPNIDKVSPDVGIHCFLDMNRCSIYVDFSGEPLFKRGWRAATNEAPLRENLAAGILRLAGWTPGTALYDPMCGSGTFLIEAAMMSLNIAPGLNRHFALEKLNTFNRVKWQALLDEAQAARKPATPLPIWGSDKFGDALKAARTNLEQNGLTDCIQLKQMDVVDASAPAESGVMVCNPPYGVRLDEEERLAALYPLLGDVLKRKFAGWNCYFLTGDPRLAKLIRLSTTKRTVLFNGALECRLFEYKMRAGSNRKDTPET from the coding sequence ATGTCGCAAAAACCCACCCACCAATTCTTTGCCCCCTGCCCTCGCGGACTGGAAGCCCCACTAGCCCAGGAACTGACCGAGCTGGGTGCCGGCGGGATCAAAGCGGTCGACGGCGGAGTGCATTTTAACGGTGACTGGCTGACCGGCGCAAAAGTGAATCTGTGGAGTCGCCTGGCCAGCCGCGTACTGTGGCGTGTAGCCGATGGCCAATACCGTACTGAACAGGATATTTATTCATTGGCGCGCGATACCGAATGGCATTGGCTGTTCAAGGTCACACACACCATTCGCATCAATGTCTCTGCACACAAAAGCCCATTGCGCAGCCTGGAGTTCGTCACACTGAAAATCAAGGATGCCATCTGCGACCGCTTCCGCGATGAATGCGGCGAACGTCCCAATATCGACAAGGTCTCCCCGGATGTCGGCATTCACTGTTTTCTGGACATGAATCGCTGCAGCATCTATGTCGATTTTTCTGGCGAACCTTTATTCAAACGAGGCTGGCGTGCCGCCACCAATGAGGCGCCGCTGCGCGAGAATCTCGCCGCAGGCATCTTGCGCCTGGCAGGTTGGACACCTGGCACCGCCCTCTATGACCCCATGTGTGGCAGCGGTACATTCCTGATTGAAGCGGCCATGATGTCACTGAATATTGCCCCAGGTTTAAACCGTCACTTCGCCTTGGAGAAACTCAACACCTTCAACCGCGTGAAGTGGCAAGCCCTGCTGGATGAAGCCCAAGCTGCCCGCAAACCTGCCACTCCCTTGCCGATCTGGGGCAGTGATAAATTTGGTGATGCATTGAAGGCGGCCAGAACCAATCTGGAGCAAAACGGCCTGACCGACTGTATTCAGCTCAAGCAGATGGACGTGGTAGATGCCTCCGCCCCAGCCGAATCCGGTGTGATGGTATGTAACCCGCCCTATGGGGTGCGACTGGATGAGGAAGAGCGGCTGGCAGCACTCTACCCATTGCTGGGTGACGTACTGAAACGCAAGTTTGCGGGCTGGAATTGCTATTTCCTGACTGGCGACCCACGTTTGGCCAAGCTGATCCGCTTGTCGACCACCAAACGAACAGTGCTGTTCAATGGGGCGCTGGAATGCCGTTTGTTTGAATACAAGATGCGGGCTGGTAGTAATCGTAAAGACACGCCGGAAACCTAA
- a CDS encoding MBL fold metallo-hydrolase — MPFRIIPVTPFQQNCSLLWCSETREAALIDPGGDIDRLLGAVEKEGVKLTKIILTHGHLDHVGGTAALAKRLNLPIEGPHVADQYWIDGLPQQAAMFGFGDTAVFTPDRWLHQGDVVELGKLRLEVRHCPGHTPGHVILFEPTERIAFVGDVLFAGSIGRTDFPGGNHQQLLNSIRTQLWSLGDDVRFVPGHGPMSTIGEERATNPFVADRRYG; from the coding sequence ATGCCGTTTCGTATCATTCCTGTCACGCCTTTTCAGCAAAACTGCAGCTTGTTGTGGTGTAGTGAAACCCGTGAAGCCGCATTGATTGACCCGGGGGGTGATATTGATCGTTTGCTGGGCGCTGTTGAAAAAGAAGGTGTCAAACTCACCAAAATCATTCTTACCCATGGTCACCTTGATCATGTGGGTGGCACGGCGGCGTTGGCCAAGCGCTTGAACCTGCCGATAGAAGGCCCGCATGTGGCAGATCAGTACTGGATCGATGGGTTGCCACAACAGGCGGCCATGTTTGGTTTTGGCGATACCGCAGTTTTCACGCCTGATCGCTGGTTGCATCAAGGTGATGTAGTGGAGCTGGGTAAGTTGCGGTTGGAGGTGCGGCACTGTCCTGGCCACACACCTGGCCACGTGATCTTGTTTGAACCAACTGAGCGTATTGCATTTGTGGGTGATGTGCTGTTTGCCGGTTCGATCGGGCGTACGGATTTTCCGGGTGGCAATCACCAACAGTTGCTCAATAGTATTCGTACGCAGTTGTGGAGTTTGGGTGACGACGTTCGCTTTGTGCCAGGACATGGCCCCATGTCGACGATTGGTGAAGAGCGTGCAACCAACCCTTTCGTAGCCGATCGCAGATACGGCTGA
- a CDS encoding pitrilysin family protein, with amino-acid sequence MKHLALAVLLALNTATLPVMAAASSTASKQAVPAGVQQLTSAEGITEYRLPNGLRVLLAPDASKPTTTVNVTYLVGSRHENYGETGMAHLLEHLLFKGTPKHPNIDVEFTRRGMMSNGSTWYDRTNYFETFAANDTDLEWALKMEADRMVNSFVARKDLDSEMTVVRNEMEAGENDPFSILWQKMAATAYQWHNYGKDTIGARADVENVSIPRLQAFYRKYYQPDNAVLVVSGKFDTAKALAWVQRYFGAVKKPVRVLEPTYTREPVQDGEREVVLRRAGDVQIVAALYHAPDGGHVDSAAFQMLMQVLGDTPNGRLHKALVEKKLASEVYGLSMSLNEPGYGMAGAKLRVDGDREQVRRTMLEVLENIAKQPITDAELDQARAKWLNGFDKLMSDPEQLGTALSETIAQGDWRLLLLTRDRIEKLKVADLQRVAEYYLKPSNRTLGQFVPETKPVRADVPPKADLKAAFKDFTPKPPVAQGEAFDPSPAVIEARTQRTTLPNGMKLALLPKKTRAESVSVSFGLMFGDEQSLQGQREVGGMLATLLTRGTRTLNREQLHAAFDKLKTSWHYQGGAEGGVLMLQTTRSNLAESLKLVRDMLRDPALSAEEFERAKHEAIGALEEQRSDPYAVASNALHRQFNRFAATDVRYQPSFDESLTELNKLQLPQLQQFYQRFYGANHAQMAVVGDFDADAVRHQLAQLFGDWKSAETYRHIPRAFDPVKAEELIMPLKDKANAVFMASLPLKMTDTSPDYAALAVGNYILGQGSGLSSRLINRLRQQDGISYGAGSSLHVDATDDAAALQISAIYAPENLPKLKAGVTEELARLIKDGVTEQELQDAKAGLLQNFKLDRAQDQSLAYALIDQLHEGRTMKQVAELEAKISKLTLADVNAAIRKYIDPAKFVKVYAGEFK; translated from the coding sequence ATGAAACATCTCGCGCTGGCCGTGCTGCTGGCATTGAACACCGCAACATTGCCTGTCATGGCTGCTGCTTCGTCGACTGCATCTAAACAGGCTGTACCAGCTGGCGTGCAGCAGTTGACTTCGGCTGAGGGCATCACTGAATACCGTTTGCCGAATGGTTTGCGTGTGCTGTTGGCACCCGATGCCTCGAAGCCGACTACTACTGTCAACGTTACCTATCTGGTGGGTTCACGGCATGAGAATTACGGTGAAACCGGCATGGCCCATTTGCTGGAACATCTCTTGTTCAAAGGTACGCCCAAGCATCCGAACATTGATGTGGAATTCACTCGTCGCGGCATGATGTCGAACGGTAGTACCTGGTATGACCGCACCAATTACTTTGAAACTTTCGCTGCCAACGATACCGATCTGGAATGGGCACTGAAGATGGAAGCCGACCGTATGGTCAACTCTTTCGTCGCCCGCAAGGATCTTGATAGCGAAATGACCGTGGTCCGCAACGAGATGGAGGCGGGGGAAAACGATCCGTTCTCGATCCTGTGGCAAAAAATGGCGGCCACTGCCTATCAGTGGCACAACTATGGCAAGGACACCATCGGAGCCCGGGCTGATGTGGAGAATGTCAGCATTCCGCGTCTGCAAGCTTTCTATCGCAAGTACTACCAGCCGGATAATGCTGTACTGGTGGTCTCCGGCAAGTTCGATACTGCCAAGGCACTGGCTTGGGTGCAGCGCTACTTTGGTGCCGTGAAGAAGCCGGTTCGTGTTCTTGAACCGACTTACACCCGTGAGCCAGTGCAGGATGGCGAACGTGAAGTGGTGCTGCGACGTGCTGGCGATGTGCAGATTGTCGCTGCGTTGTATCACGCCCCGGATGGTGGTCATGTCGATTCAGCTGCTTTCCAGATGCTGATGCAAGTGTTGGGTGACACGCCCAATGGGCGCTTGCATAAAGCCTTGGTCGAGAAAAAACTGGCCAGTGAGGTCTATGGGTTGAGTATGTCGTTGAACGAGCCCGGTTATGGCATGGCTGGCGCCAAACTGCGGGTGGACGGGGATCGTGAGCAGGTTCGTCGCACCATGCTGGAGGTGCTGGAGAATATTGCCAAACAACCCATTACCGATGCAGAGCTGGATCAGGCTCGTGCCAAATGGCTGAATGGTTTCGACAAATTGATGAGCGACCCTGAACAACTGGGGACTGCGCTGTCAGAGACCATCGCACAAGGTGACTGGCGTTTGTTGTTGCTGACACGTGACCGGATTGAAAAGCTGAAAGTGGCCGATCTGCAGCGTGTGGCCGAGTACTACCTGAAGCCATCCAATCGGACATTGGGCCAATTTGTGCCCGAAACCAAGCCAGTACGTGCAGATGTGCCGCCCAAAGCTGATCTGAAAGCGGCGTTTAAGGATTTCACGCCGAAACCACCGGTGGCACAAGGCGAAGCCTTCGATCCAAGCCCTGCGGTGATTGAAGCACGTACTCAGCGCACAACGTTGCCAAATGGTATGAAACTGGCGCTCTTGCCAAAGAAAACACGTGCCGAGTCGGTGTCGGTTTCATTCGGGTTGATGTTTGGCGATGAACAATCGTTACAGGGGCAGCGAGAAGTGGGTGGCATGTTGGCAACGTTGCTGACCCGTGGAACCCGCACCCTGAATCGTGAGCAGTTGCATGCGGCTTTCGACAAGCTGAAAACCAGTTGGCACTATCAAGGTGGGGCAGAAGGCGGTGTGCTGATGCTACAGACTACGCGCAGCAATCTGGCGGAATCGCTGAAACTGGTGCGTGATATGTTGCGTGACCCAGCCCTGAGTGCCGAAGAGTTTGAACGTGCCAAGCACGAAGCAATCGGTGCGCTGGAAGAGCAGCGAAGTGACCCGTATGCGGTTGCCTCCAACGCTCTGCATCGCCAGTTCAATCGCTTTGCCGCAACGGATGTGCGTTATCAGCCAAGCTTTGACGAATCGCTGACCGAATTGAACAAGCTGCAGTTGCCACAATTGCAACAGTTCTACCAGCGTTTCTATGGCGCGAATCATGCGCAGATGGCCGTGGTAGGCGACTTCGACGCAGATGCTGTCCGTCACCAACTGGCGCAGTTGTTTGGTGACTGGAAGAGTGCCGAAACCTATCGCCACATACCACGGGCGTTTGATCCGGTGAAAGCGGAAGAGCTGATTATGCCGTTGAAGGACAAGGCGAATGCAGTGTTCATGGCATCGTTGCCGCTGAAAATGACCGATACCTCGCCGGATTATGCCGCACTGGCTGTCGGCAATTACATCCTGGGGCAGGGGTCTGGCCTGAGTTCGCGCCTGATCAATCGCTTGCGTCAGCAGGATGGCATCAGCTATGGTGCAGGTTCGTCGCTGCATGTGGATGCGACCGATGATGCAGCTGCACTGCAGATCTCGGCAATCTACGCACCTGAAAACCTGCCCAAGCTGAAGGCAGGGGTGACGGAAGAGTTGGCTCGGCTGATCAAGGATGGTGTCACGGAGCAGGAACTTCAGGACGCCAAGGCAGGTCTTTTGCAGAACTTCAAGCTTGATCGTGCACAGGATCAAAGTCTGGCCTATGCGCTGATCGATCAGCTGCACGAAGGCCGCACCATGAAACAAGTGGCTGAGCTGGAAGCCAAGATCAGTAAGCTGACACTGGCCGACGTCAATGCTGCGATCCGCAAGTACATTGATCCGGCAAAATTTGTGAAGGTGTATGCCGGCGAATTCAAATAA